CGTCGTCGTCCACGACCAGTATGTGCGGCTTTGCGGTCATCGCTATGAGAGTCTCGGCCCCTGATGAGAATTGCGTGAGACAGCGACTTCCCGGCGCGGGCGCTCGGCCCCCGCACGGCCGATAATCAGACCGTGGCGCCCCGACTCACTGCCGTCTTGCTCATCACCTGCCCCGACCAGCCGGGCCTTGTGGCCACGGTCTCGGACTTCGTGTACCGGCATGGGGGCAATATCCTCCACGCTGACCAGCATACAGACCGCGAGGAGGGCGTGTTCCTGCAGCGGGTGGAGTGGGAGATGAGGGGATTCGACCTGCCGCGCGAGGCCATCGACGCCGAGTTCGCGCCGATCGCGCGGCGTTTCGGGATGGAGTGGCGCCTGCACTTTTCCGACGAGGTCCCCCGCGTCGCCGTCTTCGTCTCGCAGTTGCCGCACTGTCTGTACGACCTCCTGGCGCGCTGGCGAATGGGCGAGTACCAGGCAGATTTCTCGCTGGTGGTCAGCAACCACGAGACCCTCCGCCCGGTAGCCGAGAGCTTCGGCGTCCCCTTCGAGGCATACACCCTCACGAAGGAGACCAAGGCGGCGCAGGAGA
The DNA window shown above is from Dehalococcoidia bacterium and carries:
- the purU gene encoding formyltetrahydrofolate deformylase produces the protein MAPRLTAVLLITCPDQPGLVATVSDFVYRHGGNILHADQHTDREEGVFLQRVEWEMRGFDLPREAIDAEFAPIARRFGMEWRLHFSDEVPRVAVFVSQLPHCLYDLLARWRMGEYQADFSLVVSNHETLRPVAESFGVPFEAYTLTKETKAAQERLILKRLQEERIDLVVLARYMQIVGPGIIGSYADRIINIHHSFLPAFAGARPYHQAHQRGVKIIGATAHYATEELDQGPIIEQDVVRISHRDSVADLVRKGSDLEKVVLARAVKLHLDRRVIVYRNKTAVFA